A region of the Harpia harpyja isolate bHarHar1 chromosome 14, bHarHar1 primary haplotype, whole genome shotgun sequence genome:
TGACCCCGGGAGCCGTCGACAGCTTGGGGAAGGGCACCCCGCTGCAGGGGCTTGGCCATGGGGGCTGCTGGCAGCCCGTAGCGATGCCCGGGCAGCTTCGTGCTGGAGCAATGGGCTGCTTCCACTGGCTCAGCAGCCGGCACCCAGCCGGCACCTCCCTAAggtgctgcagcccccagggctccccccggcccggggGAGGTGATGCGTGGCCGTGCAGAGCAGGGCTTGGAGGGTTTGTGCTCTGGCTGGTGCAGGGGGTTGGATGGGACCCTGGGGTCGGTTTTGTGCCACAACTTTACCCTGGCGGGAGGTGGCTGTGTGTGCTGCTCCCTTGAGCATCCTTGGGCATAGGCATGGCAACACCCTGCCATCCCTGTACTGGCACCAACGCTTTCCTGGCCCCGTATCGTTTCTGGTTGTACCATTCGTGATTTAACCAGCTGCCCCCATCCTCACCAGAGCCACCATCTCCCCATAAGCAGCACCAATGTGTCCTTGCCATTGGAAACCTCTTCCCCGTGGCTGACCCATGCTGGCCTGCCTTGTTCCCCCTTTTCTCAGCAGGATGGGTCTCACAATCCTGAGCAATGGGGGCAGTGAAAATAATACATGCCATGGCAATGCCGGAGCCGGCAGAGACGGGCGGGTGGTGTCGGGGGAGGCCTGTCGTCTGGGGGGCCACTGCCTGCCCCCTCCCAGCGGGGCTGAGCCCAGGAGGCGGGTGGCCAGGAGTGAGCTGGCCATATTTCTCTTTGCACATAAATGGCAGCCTGCAGTGTCCCAGGGCGGCACGGGTGCCAGAGCCGGCTGAATTAAAAAGTGATTGATTAGACAATTTcaccaaaaagaaataatatcCCTCAGTGGCTGTTAAGCACTAAACTACCCAACCCCTGCTTTGGAAAGTCCAGTCAGAGGGTGCTTCCAGGCTACTGCTTCCCTGCAGATTTGTCCCTGGTGCACCCCGGGACGAGGAgatgctgcaggagcagctcagcccTTCCTtggtctggggagggggggtcacGCAGCTCCCACGCGCTCTGGGCTGCTCGTTCCCCTGTGCCCCATTTGGCTCCTCTCCCACCAGCACCCATTTAGCACCCAGCACTGGGAATGGGAGAAAACTGGTGCTCTTCCATCCCAATTAGCATATAAAGATGATTATGCAAATGCCACCATGGTAGCAGGGGACCTGGGTGCTGGGCTGCCACACGGGGCACCCAGGATGGCTCTGGCTTTACAGTGGGGTGCTGACACACATCCCTGGGGCCACCTCCCCTgggagcacccacagcaccccCGTCCCCCTGTCCCTCACCACCCTCAGCCTCCTGCAGCAAAGCCCTTCAATAAAACATGAAGCAAATCCATTTGGCCTCTGCTGAGTCACCGGGGACATcactaattaatttaaaatgtgggCTGGGgatttttgatatttttttttttcccttttccgcTTCTTTTTGTTCTCACAGCCCCAACCCTGGCTCAGGCTTGACCCTGACCCACAGGTGCAGCTGTGTGTGCTGGCTTCCTCGTGCCAGAAAGCCACAATTTGGGGGAAAGCTCCTCAGGCCACATTGGAGCCTCTTGGGGGACCAGACTGTCACTCCCCCAGCTGGGGAGACCTGCCCCAGGCAAATGAGTGCCATCGCCTGGGGCAGCCTGGCAAGGATCCCCTTGCCTTCAACcgggtttatttatttatggccTGTGTTTATAtaccagcacctccctctctcgCTACAAGGCTTTGGAGGGGCTGCCAAAGCAATTAAGAGACAATTGCGATGATAAATAAGTAAAGTGAATTAAAGCACTGGCACCAGCGTGTGatggcagccaggctgggggatggggtttgggggggggggacactggCTGGATTTAACCCCAGACAGATGGGTGGATGGATTGACAgatggacggacagacagacattGCCAGTGCTTTCAATGCCGGGCCACACGTGGCCAGGTCCTTCCTGAACTCCCCGGGGGCTTTGCAGCCCTCCCGAGGCAGGGCTGGGTGTCCCAGAGCAGCCCCTGCCATCATCCCCTTGCTGTTACTGGCCCTGGCTGCTCAGTGGCTGCCAGCAACCCTAACAGCTGCttttgaataggaaaaaaaaaaatacaatggagCTTTAGAGCAGCTTCTTGGGGGGACATTCATCCAGGCAGGTGATGCTGAACCAGCTGGGAAGAAGGGCTGAGGGTTGGCATCTCCCTGGGACAGCCTGCCATGGGCAGCTTTGCATAGCCCCAGCGCTGCCCTGGGATGGGGCTGGTAGCACTCGGCAAACCTATGGCCACTGCCCTGGGGCCCCAGTGGCCTTGGGTCCTGCTTCCCAAAACCCATCTCCCCAGCCCGGTGCTGCCTGTGAATCACAGCCGCCCCTGCCCGTGCCCCCGCCAGCCCTGCAGGGAAAGGGCTGTGTTAGACATGTACATCAAGAGAAGAATTAAACCCGGCTCATCTATTGCGCCTGATTTATGGCTCCATCAGCCCTGGGAAGGTGGGAggaattttttccctttctcattcCCCCACAGCACAGCTTCCCAGGGCTGCCGTGCcgtgctgcagctccctgccggGCTGCTGGTTTGCAGCCGTGGGGGAATCCTTCGGTGACCCAAGCTCCCAGCCATCTGtgcccagcaccccaaaacccgaGCAGGGTGCAGTAACTCCGGCTTCAGTGCTCAGCCTCCGCACAGGCTGATGGCTCCTAGGTAATTATCCCTCAGCGCAGTTTAATGAATTGCCATTTTCCTTTGCATGGCTGCCACGGGTGGGACGAGCCTGTGGCGGGGCTCAGCAGTAAAGGgatgggagcgggggggggggggtgcacaggACCACAAGCATCCCCGTGGCTGGTTGAAAATGTCTCTTTAATGACCTGGACGTGGCATTTCGAGTCCCTTGAATGAAACCAAAACGTGATGACAGCACGGTGGCAATGAGTTTGGCAACCCCgatgccagccctgcctgtgggGACACCCCAAGCCAGGGCGTGCCAGCCCCCACCACGCTCCTCTGACCCCCCCAAAGCGCACGGGACCTGCCGAGCCACTTGGAGCATCCCGCTGCCGGCGGTGCAGGACCCTGGGAGGCTGGAGCCCGGCCGGGAGCCGCTGGCTGGCCCGCAGGGACACCTGGGCaaagggcaggcagaggggtgcggacaccccccggccccccccgtcACACCTCCGACTCCAGGCTGGAGACCCGCCGCCAGGACCCGCCGGCACAAGGACTCGTCACCCCGCGGGCCACCAGTGGGTCCCTCCTCTCCGTCCCCACCGGCCGTAGCAAGGAGGGCTCCCCGCGCCTCCCGCAGTCTCTGCAGCCGCTGTCCCAGCGCCCGGCCCCCCGGCCGCAGCCCGCCGGCACCCCGGGGTGCTCATGGGGCAGCGGGGACCCCCGCGAGAGGTGCCCCATGTAGAGGGGCAGGTTGGCATACGAGTTCATGCAGGCATACAGCGTGCACGCCGGCACGGTGGCGGTGGCACGGGGGTTTTGCCGGCAAGCCTCCCGGTAGGATGGCAGCCTGGCCACGGGCGAGCGTGGTGCCAGCCGGCCGGTGGCTTGGGGGCAGCGGGGTCCGCAGCCATAGCCGGCCTCGGCTTCGGGGAAGAGGTCGGGTACGTCGGtgcgggcgggcaggcgggcagGACCGCAGCGTCGCAGCCCCCCGGGACGTCGCTTCTCGCCCCGCTCCCCGGGTGCCCTGACCGAGCTCGCCCGCCAGCTCAGCTTCTCCCGCTCCATCACCGCAACCTCCGGCCGGGCAGGCTCCCCCCTGGCTCTGCAAGTCCTGGTGGCTTTTGGGAAGGCTCCGCGAGGGCAGGATGGAGGCGGGAAGGGGCTGACCGCCTCCCGCCTCTTCTCCGCTGCCGAGAGCAGCCGGGGCAGTGTCCCCGAGCCCCCGTGTCCCCCATCCACCTGGAGCAGGGGGGGGGGTTTGCAGCcggtccccccgccccgccggccgcttGTGCTCCCTGTAGATGTCCGGCGGCGGGAGGTCCCTGGGGGatgtggggggtgggaggggagcccCAATGTGGTTCCCCACCAGCACCTGCTCCCCAAAATCCCCCCCCGGGGAGGTCTTCACCAGGAGGTGGGGGAAACCCGGGAGGGCTTCATCCCCCACACAGCCACCCTGAAATTTCAGGGGGTGGAGGAGGCGGGGGACGTGCTCGTTGGCccctctccacttctcctccCTGGGCAGCCGGGAGTCCACGGGGATGGACTGGGGCAGCGGCAGCCCCAGGGGAGCACCCTTGGGAGCGTAGGCTCTCCCCAGTCTCTCGGCGGGGGCCGGGATGGAGGAGGGGGCCCGGTGGGCACCGGTGCTGTTCTGCACCACGAGCTGGGGTGTCCTCAGGGAGAAGTTGGTCTGGAGGCGATCGCTGCGGCTGCTCCAGTCCTCGATGGTGCGGGTGGCCTGCTCCAGCGAGCCGCCCACGCTGGCTGTCGACACCATCTCCTTGGCCGCCTGCAGCATCTTCAGTACGTTGGCCTGGGCTGAGCTGGCGGTGACGTCGGGCGTGGGTGCCCGCCCGGGGCTCGCCAGCGTCTGCACCCCACTGAAGCAGCTGTAGATGCCCTGCGGAGAAAAGAGGGGGGGCCCCCACCATCAGCAAAGTCAGTGGGGTCCTGCACCCATGAACCCACCCTGCCGAGCCCAGATGACGCTGCTGAGGCTGAGATGTCTCGACGGCACCGatgtcccctccccagcatccccagcactgccagggtGGGTGACACCATCCTCCGTCACCCCTTTCCCCAGGGATGTTAATACAGATGTGGGGTCATTCCCAGGGCTGAGCCCTTTCCCCAAAACCTGGCTTTTCTCCCCAGCCAAGAGCTCCCATCAGCACAAACATCTCCAGTCCCTCCCGTGCGGGTCAAAGGGACGATGCCCACCAAGCCTTGCCCATCCCCGTGACACCGTGGGAGGACATTCGGGCCCCTCGAGAGCCCCCGGCAGCATCACTCACCCTGCTGATGGCCAGGAGAAAGTCAAGCTTGTGGGACTTGGGGACGGAGTGACGCAGCTTCCAGTAGACGAGGTGCTCCCAGGCGAAGACCAGCAGGCTCAGCCCCATGGCCACCAGCAGCATGTAGAAAACCCCAGCCATGTTGTCGATGTCCagcttgctgctcatcacctcgTTCTTCTCATTCTGGCAGATCCCTGACAGCCAAACCGTCTCCAGCTTCTGGGTCTCGCCTGGGGCCAGACACACACAGTGGTGGACAGGGGTGAAAATGCCCCCCCCCGTGGCATCATCTCCCCAAGCACAGCCCCTGCTCGTCCCCACCCCACTgtggctggaggaggggaaagcCACCCCCAAGCCCCTGGAGCTGTTATCACCTAGTCCTTGCTGTTGCCTTTGGCCTGAGCATCCCACTAGTCACTTGTCCTTCTCCAGAGCCCTCTTCTGTCTCTGTCCCCCACCCATGTGCCAGCCAGCCATGCTCACTGTCCCCTTCCTAGGCTTCTCCTCCTGACCCTCAGATTTTGTTCATGGCCATCTCCGGGATTTTAAAGCCTGCAGGAAGAGGAGGGACCCCAGAAGGAATGACCCTCCCCAACACCCAGCTGGAGAGATACTGCTGTATTTAACATCCCCTGAAAGGAACTGGTGGAGAAGCCCCTCGGTGACATCCTGCAAGGAGCTGTGGAGGCTGCACAGCATCTGGGAACCAAAATCCTGGTCCCTGGGTTAATTTACAGGGCAGGGGTGGAgtgaggatggggacagggctAACAAGAagcttagcaacagctgaaaacattagtgttatcaacattcttctcatactgaatccaagacataacactataccagctactagaaagaaaattaattctatcccagccgaaaccaggacactcggGCACCCACCGTCTCCCAGGAACTGGAGCAGGGCCAGGTCGATGGCCCGCTTCCAACGCGAGTCCTTCTGCAGGGCGATGCCGTAGCCTGTGGTGGCGAACACCTTCCCACTGCCGATGGTCACCAGCTTGCAGCCCTCGTCCTTGCCCGCCATGTAGTTGAGCACCGCCGCATCGTAGATGAAAGCATCCAGCTTCCTGCCCCACCGACgggagggagggtgagggggggggctggcagccctTTTTGGGGGAGCTTTACCTGTTTTGGGGAAGCTCTGCCCCTTTTGGATAACTGTAGCCCATCTGGAGGGGGTTGTGTCCTCTTTGGGGGGTCTCTGCCCCATCTTGGAGAGCTATAACCCCACTTGGAGGAGAAGTACCCAACCTGGGGGGGCTGTATCCCATTTGGGGGAGCCATACCCCATCTGGGGGGGGTGGCATCCCTTTTGGGGGGTGCTGTATGGAGCTGTACCCCATCTGCAGGGGGTTGTAccctgtttgggggggggggcataccTCATGCCGGGAAGCTGTACAGTGCCATAGCCCACCTGGGAGAGCTGTACCCAGCCTGGGGAGCCCATATCTCACTTGTGGGGGGGCTGGACCCCAGCTGAGGAAACTCTCCCCCATCTGAGAGGCACTGTACCCCATCCCATGGAGCCCTAGTTCATTTCAGGGTCCTGTATCCCATTTGGAGGAGCTGTATGCCAGCTCTGGGAGCCGTACCCCATTTTGAGGCTGGTGAGAGCATCCTCCACGGAGCGCTGGTTGTACTTCACCATGTGGGTGTGCATGTCGGGGTAGTTGCTGCGGATGTTCCTCTCGGTGCTGCCATTGGGGACGGTGCCGAAGCGGAAAGGGGGGTACTGCTCCTGTGGCTTCTGAAACTGCAATGGGGAGCCCCAGGGAGTGGCATCACATGGCGTCCATGTCCCTGCCACGTCCCCTGCTGTGTCCCCAGCatgtgtcccccctccccacagccagccCTCCATCCAGCCACCTATGCCCAGTCGGCCAGCAGTGACGTGCAGCCCCCCAAgttctccccaccccaaaaacATTATTACTTTTTAGGGATCCCAGCCCAATCATCAGCCCCACCTTCCTGTCACTCAGCCCCGACACGGTGTCGATGTACTGCTCCTGGATCATGAAGGCAGCCAGGTTGGCGGTGTAGCTGGCGAGGAAGATGACGGCGAAGAAGGCCCAGATGAGCACCATGATCTTGCTGGTGGTGCCCTTGGGGTTCTCAATGGGCACCGAGTTATTGAAGACCAGAGCCCACAGCAGCCACACCGACTTGCCGATGGTGAAGGAGGGACCTCCCGGCCctgtggggacaggggacagaggggacagctGTCAACCTGGCCAGGgatgtgtgtccccccccagctcccgccTGCCCCAACTCACTCTTGCCGCTGGTGAGGTTCTGGTTGTAACCAACGGGGCTGAAATACTCGAACACGAAGACGGTGACGGCCACCACGGTGAGACACATCACGAACATCATGACCCACACGGCCGGGCTGTAAGGCTCTGCAAGGCAAGCGGGACTCCGTCAGTCCCCCGGGACACCCCACGGCCCCTTGGGGACCCCCAGGAGCCCTCCCCAGTGGAAGGGTCTCATCCTTCTGAATATTGCCTCTCCTCGGAGAGGAGATGGGGGCTGGCAGCACTGCATCCAAGCAGATCCACGGGGAATCAGGAGGGAATGGGGATGCTGTGAGATGGGGGGATGCAGCCATGCTTCCCTGCTTAAACAAAGTCAGGCTTTCATCAACAGGGAGATGCTAATGAGGTGCTGCCCATCTCCAGGGTCATCGGCAGGAGGGTTTTCCACAGGATCACAGATTGTCCCCTGTGATGGCTCTGACCCCACTCAGCCCCTGGGAGAGCCCCCCgggagctgggggtgggcaaCGAGCCCCTGCCTTCCCGGGATGAGCCGGGATGGGGCGGCGGGAGCAGTGGGGATGCAGCTGAGCCCTCACCAGGCGGCCGCCGAGGTCCATTTGTCAGCGCGTCCTTCGCTGTCAGGGAGGAGAGGCCTCCCCTGATGGGGATGCGGCTCATTAGCGTGGGAGGCACGGGGACCGCGGACCCTGGCACTGCCGAACCGGGGTGGGATGCTCCGTCTGTCCCCAGGGCCGGTGAAGGTGACCCCGGCTTTGCGGGGGGCAGGGTGGGCCCCATGGTAtgggggggacaggagggagaagaTGTGCCCAGGCTGGCAGTGTCCCAcaccccacagcatccctggcaCCCACACCCACTCACACCCTCCCCGCGTGGGAGCCTGGCTCCAGCCGAGCTGGGCCGCTGATGCTGTGCCCTTGCCGAGAGCCGAGAGCCCTGCCTGAGCGCTCAGGCTGAATTTCGTGATGACCTTGGCCAGTCTCCTCCCCTTCCTAGGctgcagctttgttttttcaaaaactcattaaataaaacttttagCACCGGCAGTTCCCTGCACCTGGCTTAACCACGGGCTCTGGTGACGGTGGCAGAGGAGGGGTCCCCAGAGCAGAGCTCAGAGCTGGCAAATCCCCACCTTGTCTCCCGCCACGTCCCCATCCTCCCTCCTCCACACAAGTAATGAAGAGGAGGAAACCTCCCAGCCTCCTTCTCCATAATAAAAGGATTATTCaggtgaggggaggaggaagcTCCAAAGCTGGCAGCACAATCTCCTTCCCTTATgacttaggctttttttttcttaaaagttattAAAACCGGACAATATTTCTAATTTGCATTTGTCGGAAGCATGGGATGAatccacagacagacagacagacggtGGGACACACGGCTCACCCAGGAAGGCAGAGGGGGAGACGGTGCCGTTGCTCCTGGCCACCATGACGCTGATGCCCGTCTCCACGAAGGGCACGGAGAAGTCCACGATTTCGGAGCGCTCCTCGTTGATGGTGAGGGAGCCGATGGCCATGTCTGCACGCTTGTAGTAcacctggggaaggggcagaTGGTCTCAGGATGggcagatggacagacagagGGACCCAGACCACCTTCCCCAGGCATTTCCTCATCTCTGGCATTTCCAACCttaacttttgtcttttttttttttaaatattaccaTAAATAAATGACCAGTGACACAAACACAACCAGCTGTGGGGTCGTAAATGTTCAGCTGACTCCTTCCccgttctcctcctcctctgtcccctgcccAGAGTCCCACCGCAGACACCCTGACCCCATCTCCGGCAGGAAAGCCCCAGGTCAGGACATGCCCCGAGTGAGCAGTGCTCCCCAGAGAGGGCTGAAGGTGGGGTCCGAGCCATGCCCACCCCTACCTCACCAATCATGCCGTTCCAGACCCCGCGGACGATCTTGCCGTGTTTGCCGTTGGTCACTAGGTAGAGGTCGTAGGAGAACTTCACCGCCTTGGCCAGCTTCTTTAGGATGTCGATGCAGAAGCCCTTGCAGCACAGTTTGGTGTAGGGATCCACGAGGCCGTCGCCACTGAAACCACACCGGGAAAAATGGGTTGGACCAACCAAAGATGCTCCGAGCACCCTGATGCTCCCTGGACATCACATGCCCAGTGAGCGGTGGCCAAAATTGCTGAGCTCCATCCTCGCTGCTCACCTCTGGGAGGAGTTGGTTTGTTTGCGGCAGGGCACGGTGTTGCGCACGCAGACCCCGGTGCTGgggtccgtgttctccacgatgACGAAGGGTCTCTCCTCCAGTGTGGCCACTGTCAGGTGGCGGTTATCAgccacaggctgcaggaaggAGCCGTAGCGGGGCCATACCGGGTACTTCATGTGGATGATGCCTTTGTCCCACTTGCCCACCTGCCCCCGAGGGAGAGCCCACCGTCACCCCGGCGAGGGGCTCTGTGGGTCACACGGGGTCCCATGTCCATCCTCCCCACGCCTTTGGGGCTCATTTCTTCTGGACCATCGTCAGGCTGGAGCTCAGCCATGGTGAGTCCCACCTCAGCATCCCTTTCCCCACACACCCACTAACCACAGGGCAAGGTGTTGCTTCCTGGGCCCCAAGCACCAGGCTTGGGTGAGCACAAACCTGGCCAAACTTCacccaaaatacttttaaaccagaaaaaacgCCCCTCTGCACAGCTTGTTTCAGGTCTAGGTGTTTGGCTGCTCTTCTCCAGAGGTGGGCAGCTGCATTTTTGCCTCTTTTGGGACTTTTCAACAAAATTGCAGGGGGAAAAATACCCAGTTCTTGGCAGAGCTTTGGTGCTGGGAATTGCTGT
Encoded here:
- the GRIN2C gene encoding LOW QUALITY PROTEIN: glutamate receptor ionotropic, NMDA 2C (The sequence of the model RefSeq protein was modified relative to this genomic sequence to represent the inferred CDS: deleted 1 base in 1 codon), giving the protein MGRAPAHALLLSMVLGCSAAFTDLLLPGPEEPVVNVAVVFGGTSYPLHIRSRLSPQSFLDMPLEIHPITVIVNNTNPSTLLTQICDILASHKIHGIVFEDNVGTEAVAQILDFISSQTQVPVISISGGSAVVLTPKEPGSAFLQLGVSIEQQIQVIFKVLEEYDWGSFAVITSFYPGYNIFLDVIRSFTDASYFGWELQEVITFEMSQEQSSSRTQRLLRQIDAQVLIVYCSREEAEYLFAMAEQAGLVGPGYVWIVPSLTVGNMEVPPASFPVGLISVVTESWKLSLRQKVRDGVAIIAMGAASFFRAHGYLPEVGRDCRAPPGAITANTSFYRHLLNVTWEHKDFSFNEGGYLIRPTMVVISLNQHRLWEMVGKWDKGIIHMKYPVWPRYGSFLQPVADNRHLTVATLEERPFVIVENTDPSTGVCVRNTVPCRKQTNSSQSGDGLVDPYTKLCCKGFCIDILKKLAKAVKFSYDLYLVTNGKHGKIVRGVWNGMIGEVYYKRADMAIGSLTINEERSEIVDFSVPFVETGISVMVARSNGTVSPSAFLEPYSPAVWVMMFVMCLTVVAVTVFVFEYFSPVGYNQNLTSGKRPGGPSFTIGKSVWLLWALVFNNSVPIENPKGTTSKIMVLIWAFFAVIFLASYTANLAAFMIQEQYIDTVSGLSDRKFQKPQEQYPPFRFGTVPNGSTERNIRSNYPDMHTHMVKYNQRSVEDALTSLKMGKLDAFIYDAAVLNYMAGKDEGCKLVTIGSGKVFATTGYGIALQKDSRWKRAIDLALLQFLGDGETQKLETVWLSGICQNEKNEVMSSKLDIDNMAGVFYMLLVAMGLSLLVFAWEHLVYWKLRHSVPKSHKLDFLLAISRGIYSCFSGVQTLASPGRAPTPDVTASSAQANVLKMLQAAKEMVSTASVGGSLEQATRTIEDWSSRSDRLQTNFSLRTPQLVVQNSTGAHRAPSSIPAPAERLGRAYAPKGAPLGLPLPQSIPVDSRLPREEKWRGANEHVPRLLHPLKFQGGCVGDEALPGFPHLLVKTSPGGDFGEQVLVGNHIGAPLPPPTSPRDLPPPDIYREHKRPAGRGDRLQTPPLLQVDGGHGGSGTLPRLLSAAEKRREAVSPFPPPSCPRGAFPKATRTCRARGEPARPEVAVMEREKLSWRASSVRAPGERGEKRRPGGLRRCGPARLPARTDVPDLFPEAEAGYGCGPRCPQATGRLAPRSPVARLPSYREACRQNPRATATVPACTLYACMNSYANLPLYMGHLSRGSPLPHEHPGVPAGCGRGAGRWDSGCRDCGRRGEPSLLRPVGTERRDPLVARGVTSPCAGGSWRRVSSLESEV